A window from Puniceicoccaceae bacterium encodes these proteins:
- a CDS encoding sigma-70 family RNA polymerase sigma factor translates to MLDHKDRVFRYAYYTLRNEADAQDATQEVFIKLWNHFDEIQMLKVKSWLMRTTYNHCIDMIRKRQRTGDRHVEIQEYQNFDMDPPHDTDPRDQLEHQTLGKRIEKAIASLPDKIRPIFLMYEIQGLKYREIADATGIPLNTVKVHLLRARKLLQQELRYERNI, encoded by the coding sequence GTGCTCGATCACAAGGATCGGGTGTTCCGCTACGCCTACTACACGTTGCGCAACGAGGCGGACGCGCAGGATGCGACTCAGGAAGTATTCATCAAACTTTGGAATCATTTTGACGAAATCCAGATGCTCAAGGTGAAGAGCTGGTTGATGCGAACGACCTACAATCACTGCATCGACATGATTCGCAAGCGACAGCGCACGGGAGATCGCCATGTGGAAATTCAAGAGTACCAGAATTTTGACATGGATCCACCTCATGATACCGATCCCCGGGATCAACTGGAGCACCAAACCTTGGGAAAACGTATTGAAAAAGCCATTGCGTCCCTTCCGGATAAAATCCGTCCGATTTTTCTCATGTATGAAATCCAGGGGCTGAAATACCGGGAGATTGCCGACGCGACGGGAATTCCGCTGAACACCGTAAAAGTGCACCTACTGCGTGCACGCAAACTTTTGCAACAGGAGCTGAGATATGAAAGGAACATTTAA
- a CDS encoding phosphoglycerate dehydrogenase: MKKVLVTTTSFQDTPGSHQDLLNSCNWQVSYARGPLSENQILELVGDFDGIICGDDVFSRRVFEKALPRLQFLSKYGIGVDKIDVQAATELGIPVFFTPGVNHTTVAEHTFMLMLMLVKKAPFHINAVRQGQWKRQTGNEIWGKTIGIVGLGRIGKEVALRAKAFGLKVIGYDVYWDDVFASEHGITRAASYDQVWSDADFITLHTNLNAETHHLVRNETLAKMKDGVYIVNCARGEIVHTQDMVQALQSGKVAGYGTDVLDDEPPRPDHALLSLENCIITPHIGSRTYESVVRQATKSIQNLKNAFEGKQPLAQVNQVPIVK; encoded by the coding sequence ATGAAAAAGGTACTCGTCACCACCACTTCGTTTCAAGATACTCCGGGTTCTCACCAGGACCTGCTCAATTCCTGCAACTGGCAGGTATCCTATGCACGGGGACCGCTCAGCGAGAACCAGATTCTGGAGTTGGTCGGAGATTTTGACGGCATCATCTGCGGCGACGATGTATTCTCACGCCGTGTCTTCGAGAAGGCGCTTCCTCGTCTTCAATTTCTCAGCAAATACGGTATCGGCGTAGACAAAATCGACGTTCAGGCAGCCACCGAACTCGGCATCCCCGTCTTTTTTACTCCCGGAGTCAACCACACGACCGTTGCCGAGCACACCTTCATGCTCATGCTCATGCTGGTCAAAAAGGCACCTTTTCACATCAACGCGGTGAGGCAGGGCCAGTGGAAGCGTCAGACCGGCAATGAGATCTGGGGAAAAACCATCGGGATTGTCGGTCTCGGCCGCATCGGCAAGGAAGTTGCCCTGCGCGCGAAAGCATTCGGACTGAAGGTCATTGGCTATGATGTGTATTGGGATGATGTATTTGCAAGCGAACATGGGATCACACGTGCGGCATCCTACGACCAGGTTTGGAGCGATGCAGACTTCATCACCCTGCACACCAATCTCAATGCTGAGACCCATCACCTCGTTCGAAACGAGACACTCGCCAAAATGAAGGACGGGGTCTACATCGTGAATTGCGCACGCGGAGAAATCGTTCACACCCAGGACATGGTGCAGGCCCTGCAATCGGGAAAGGTTGCCGGTTATGGAACCGATGTTCTCGACGATGAACCGCCCCGTCCCGACCATGCCCTGCTTTCCCTTGAAAATTGCATCATCACGCCCCACATCGGATCACGCACCTACGAAAGTGTGGTGCGACAGGCGACCAAATCGATTCAAAACCTGAAAAATGCATTTGAGGGCAAGCAGCCTCTGGCACAGGTGAATCAGGTTCCCATTGTCAAATAA
- a CDS encoding Ldh family oxidoreductase, with amino-acid sequence MTETFYVVPESVHNALVKAAYEQRGFDSTEADYAARFSAYATRHGIRTHNALKALHLDHLFGSSAGGCQPGAQIEKIPTRFAASEVWNANRKLGQATAYEAIETAMSLADRYGIGMVSVDNAFHYLWGGGYVLEAASRGYIAYTNCTAALAEVVPFTGKFPTLGTNPHSWAFPTRKAIGFDLVVDWATSVVAMGRVQQFLREGKSLPPNAAVDADGKLTTDPAQVKALVPFGAHKGYGLSLINELVGAYIGGSLPTLRSRWDQQPEEKHTPAFFFQVMHPEALSGGNFAMGRSQSENVKAVIADILGHGNENCMLPGQMEAEFFQRSELNNGLLFSEKEIEAFQEVASECGVSPWNLSDFSIAQ; translated from the coding sequence ATGACTGAAACCTTCTACGTCGTTCCGGAATCCGTGCACAACGCTCTGGTCAAGGCCGCCTACGAGCAGCGCGGATTCGATTCCACCGAGGCAGATTATGCCGCACGATTCAGTGCCTACGCCACGCGTCATGGCATTCGCACGCATAACGCTCTCAAGGCCCTGCACCTCGATCACTTGTTTGGAAGTAGCGCGGGGGGATGCCAGCCCGGTGCCCAGATCGAAAAAATCCCCACTCGATTTGCAGCTTCCGAAGTCTGGAACGCAAACCGCAAACTCGGTCAGGCCACAGCCTACGAGGCTATCGAGACCGCAATGTCGCTGGCTGATCGATACGGCATCGGCATGGTGAGCGTCGACAATGCATTTCACTATCTCTGGGGAGGCGGATATGTGCTCGAGGCCGCAAGCCGGGGGTATATCGCCTACACCAACTGTACTGCGGCACTCGCCGAAGTGGTTCCTTTTACTGGCAAGTTTCCGACTCTGGGCACCAATCCCCACAGCTGGGCCTTTCCAACCCGGAAGGCCATCGGATTCGATCTTGTCGTCGACTGGGCAACCAGCGTCGTTGCCATGGGGCGCGTTCAGCAGTTCCTGAGAGAGGGCAAGTCCCTGCCGCCCAACGCAGCCGTGGATGCTGACGGCAAGCTGACCACCGATCCTGCGCAAGTGAAAGCCCTGGTTCCCTTCGGAGCACACAAGGGCTACGGACTGAGTCTGATCAACGAACTGGTAGGTGCCTATATCGGGGGGTCCCTGCCAACTCTGCGCAGTCGCTGGGATCAGCAGCCCGAGGAAAAACACACCCCCGCCTTCTTTTTCCAGGTTATGCATCCCGAAGCACTCAGCGGTGGGAACTTCGCCATGGGTCGCAGTCAGAGCGAAAACGTGAAAGCCGTGATTGCGGACATCCTGGGTCATGGAAATGAGAACTGCATGCTGCCCGGGCAGATGGAGGCCGAGTTTTTCCAACGATCCGAATTGAATAACGGTTTACTTTTTTCCGAAAAAGAAATCGAAGCATTCCAGGAGGTTGCGTCCGAATGCGGGGTTTCACCCTGGAACCTCAGCGATTTTTCCATCGCACAATGA
- a CDS encoding sugar kinase, producing the protein MPLSIKPKSSCQFDEVSLGEVMLRLDPGEGRVRTTRQFQAWEGGGEYNVARGLRKCFGLKTAVVTAFADNEVGRLIEDFILQGGVDTSFVQWKKYDGIGREVRNGLNFTERGFGIRGAVGVPDRANTAASQIKPGDIDWEYLFGTLGVRWFHTGGIYAALSETAAETTIEAVKAANKHGTIVSYDLNYRPSLWNAIGGLKKAQEVNREIAKYVDVMIGNEEDYTAFLGFEVEGVDENISHIEIDAFKKMIQTAVAAFPNFKATATTLRQVRTATVNDWGAIVWHDGNFFESRAYPELEILDRVGGGDSFASGLIYGFLTTGDPEKAVNYGAAHGALAMTTPGDTSMATVKEVEKIMGGGGARVVR; encoded by the coding sequence ATGCCACTATCCATCAAACCGAAATCATCCTGTCAATTTGACGAGGTCTCCCTTGGCGAGGTCATGCTCCGACTCGATCCGGGCGAAGGCCGCGTGCGAACCACCCGCCAGTTTCAGGCCTGGGAAGGCGGCGGCGAATACAATGTCGCCCGAGGGCTTCGCAAGTGCTTCGGACTCAAAACTGCGGTCGTCACCGCATTTGCGGACAATGAAGTCGGTCGCCTGATCGAGGATTTCATCCTTCAGGGCGGCGTGGATACATCCTTCGTGCAGTGGAAAAAATACGACGGCATCGGGCGTGAGGTGCGCAATGGACTCAACTTCACTGAACGTGGATTTGGAATCCGTGGAGCCGTCGGCGTGCCCGACCGGGCCAACACTGCGGCCAGTCAGATCAAACCCGGTGACATCGACTGGGAATATCTCTTTGGAACGCTCGGAGTTCGCTGGTTTCACACGGGTGGCATCTACGCCGCACTGAGCGAAACCGCAGCCGAAACCACCATCGAAGCCGTGAAGGCAGCAAACAAACACGGCACCATTGTCAGTTACGATCTCAACTACCGACCTTCCCTCTGGAACGCAATTGGCGGGCTGAAAAAAGCACAGGAGGTCAATCGCGAGATCGCAAAATACGTGGATGTGATGATCGGCAATGAAGAGGACTACACCGCCTTTCTCGGCTTTGAGGTCGAGGGCGTGGATGAAAACATCTCCCACATTGAAATTGATGCCTTCAAGAAGATGATCCAAACCGCCGTAGCCGCATTCCCGAACTTCAAGGCCACCGCTACAACGCTGCGCCAGGTGCGCACGGCGACAGTCAATGACTGGGGTGCGATTGTCTGGCATGATGGAAACTTCTTTGAGTCCCGTGCTTACCCGGAACTGGAAATCCTGGATCGCGTCGGCGGTGGGGATTCCTTTGCCAGTGGCTTGATTTACGGCTTCCTGACCACCGGTGATCCGGAGAAAGCAGTCAATTATGGTGCTGCCCACGGCGCACTCGCGATGACCACTCCCGGCGATACTTCCATGGCAACTGTCAAGGAGGTCGAGAAGATCATGGGAGGTGGTGGAGCACGCGTCGTGCGCTGA
- a CDS encoding S9 family peptidase has product MRILLPCLTLLCIHISSKASDPAAIPVEHFAADPLFTHASLSPEGDSIAFLREFGNLSYLCFLDLESEEIRRLKLGSAPAYHTRVSREVGSYTWINNDRLLLTTMVWDRTYGSIAINKDGSRWKGLTGYENAPDSNLVVAALEVLSTAGDNGDEILMLDRRALDGRDRMFPHVIRLNTVSGTFQTLQENPGDIASWILDPNGDIRIGVKQGASNELIYRKDSDAPWTSITLPGRGREKLRVLGFGRDSQFYVRGFNEHDRWCLYPYDLELQQLGDAILSDALYDSVPEGRVPSYAGISLSSPISSAKDNRLLGMHWVSETPRVAWFDEHYAKIQLSVDRALPETVNLFIGSSEDESKLLFLSMSDVQPGIYHLLDQNARSLRPIGSRMPWLNPDQLSPMLAIHYETRDGLTVHGYLTLPQHLEPKALPTVILPHGGPWVRDVWSFDPLVQLLASRGYAVLQVNYRGSIGYGSEFRMAGTREIGGKIQDDIDDGTQWIVKTGIADPERLAILGHSYGGYSALFAVGTQPERYRCAISIAGVSDWHAMFRNDSTRPEYRRASAFWMKEIGDPTLDEQRIQEISPYFFADQIRVPVLFIHGKEDSTVPISQSKRMASKLRKAGTPVEESYFGWETHGLGKQRSREAAYTQILEFLTQYLNR; this is encoded by the coding sequence ATGCGAATCCTCCTTCCCTGCCTCACCCTCCTTTGTATCCATATTTCTTCAAAAGCCAGTGATCCCGCTGCTATTCCGGTCGAGCACTTTGCCGCCGATCCGTTATTCACTCACGCTTCGCTGTCCCCGGAAGGTGATTCCATCGCATTTCTTCGCGAATTTGGAAATCTTTCGTACCTCTGCTTCCTCGATCTCGAGTCCGAAGAAATCCGCCGTCTCAAACTCGGCTCAGCCCCTGCCTACCATACCCGTGTTTCCCGGGAAGTCGGCAGCTATACATGGATCAACAATGACCGTCTGCTGTTGACCACGATGGTATGGGACCGCACGTACGGCAGTATCGCGATCAACAAGGACGGTTCCCGGTGGAAGGGACTCACCGGCTACGAAAACGCTCCCGATTCCAACCTGGTTGTGGCCGCATTGGAAGTCTTGTCCACTGCAGGCGACAATGGGGATGAAATCCTCATGCTCGACCGCCGGGCTTTGGATGGGCGGGATCGCATGTTTCCTCATGTCATTCGTCTCAACACCGTGTCGGGGACGTTTCAAACCCTCCAGGAAAATCCCGGTGACATCGCCTCTTGGATCCTCGATCCAAATGGTGACATTCGTATTGGCGTAAAACAGGGAGCGTCCAATGAGCTGATTTACCGCAAGGATTCAGACGCTCCGTGGACTTCCATCACACTGCCCGGCAGGGGACGCGAAAAACTGCGAGTGCTGGGTTTTGGCAGGGACTCCCAATTCTATGTGCGCGGCTTCAACGAACATGACCGCTGGTGCCTCTACCCTTATGATCTCGAACTTCAGCAGCTCGGAGATGCCATTTTGTCGGATGCTCTCTATGATTCCGTGCCCGAGGGTCGGGTTCCATCTTACGCCGGCATTTCACTTTCATCCCCCATTTCTTCTGCCAAAGACAATCGTCTGCTGGGGATGCACTGGGTCAGCGAGACCCCTCGGGTCGCGTGGTTTGACGAGCACTATGCCAAGATCCAGTTAAGCGTCGACCGGGCATTGCCTGAGACTGTCAATCTTTTCATCGGCTCCTCCGAAGATGAATCGAAGTTGCTGTTCCTTTCCATGTCTGACGTGCAACCCGGGATCTATCACCTGCTCGACCAGAATGCGCGTTCCCTTCGTCCCATCGGTTCGCGCATGCCCTGGCTAAACCCTGATCAACTCTCTCCGATGCTGGCAATCCATTATGAAACCCGGGATGGGCTGACGGTGCACGGCTACCTCACGTTGCCACAGCATCTCGAACCCAAGGCTCTGCCAACAGTCATCCTCCCCCACGGTGGCCCTTGGGTAAGGGATGTCTGGAGTTTTGATCCACTCGTGCAGTTGCTCGCAAGCCGTGGCTATGCGGTGCTGCAAGTGAACTACCGTGGATCCATTGGTTACGGCTCCGAGTTTCGCATGGCCGGAACCCGGGAAATTGGTGGAAAAATACAGGATGATATCGACGACGGAACCCAATGGATCGTGAAGACCGGTATTGCCGACCCAGAACGCCTCGCCATCCTTGGGCACAGCTATGGGGGTTACAGCGCACTCTTTGCAGTCGGCACCCAACCCGAGCGCTATCGCTGTGCCATTTCAATTGCCGGAGTCAGTGATTGGCATGCCATGTTCCGCAACGACAGCACGCGTCCGGAATACCGGCGTGCATCTGCCTTCTGGATGAAAGAAATCGGTGATCCCACGCTCGACGAACAGCGGATCCAGGAGATCTCACCCTATTTTTTTGCCGATCAAATCCGCGTTCCCGTACTCTTCATTCACGGGAAAGAAGACAGCACCGTTCCAATCAGCCAGAGCAAGCGCATGGCCAGCAAACTACGCAAAGCAGGCACCCCCGTTGAAGAATCCTACTTCGGATGGGAGACCCATGGATTAGGCAAACAGCGCTCCCGCGAAGCAGCCTACACCCAAATCCTCGAATTTCTCACCCAATACCTCAACCGCTGA
- a CDS encoding glycoside hydrolase family 130 protein — protein sequence MTQSTTLKAPALPNLPWQERPENCPDPVWRCSANPIISWNPIPCGARVFNSAALPYDGAFIGVLRVDYKNGRPQLHLARSQDGLQWDIEPQMIQWQDANGKPVCNSYAYDPRLVKIEDTYYITWCDDFPGASIGMGYTRDFKTFVKAENPFMPFNRNGVLFPRKINGEYMILSRPSDSGHTPFGEIILSHSKDLTYWGKHRPVMKNGGSGWWQGTKIGAGPVPIETREGWLLFYHGVSGTCNGFVYSMGAALLDLDEPWKVRYRTRDYLLTPEKDYEISGFVPNVIFPCATLHDGATGRIAIYYGAADTYTAVAFTQVDGLLDYLKANSEV from the coding sequence ATGACCCAATCCACAACCCTGAAAGCACCCGCACTTCCCAACCTTCCATGGCAGGAGCGACCTGAAAACTGCCCGGATCCCGTGTGGCGCTGCTCTGCCAATCCCATCATTTCCTGGAATCCCATTCCATGTGGTGCACGGGTTTTCAACAGCGCAGCCCTTCCCTACGACGGTGCATTCATCGGCGTGTTGAGAGTTGACTACAAAAATGGGCGTCCCCAACTGCACCTTGCCCGCAGTCAGGACGGTCTGCAGTGGGATATCGAGCCGCAAATGATCCAGTGGCAGGATGCAAATGGGAAACCTGTGTGCAATTCTTACGCCTATGATCCCCGGCTCGTGAAAATAGAGGACACCTACTACATCACCTGGTGTGATGATTTCCCGGGAGCGTCGATCGGCATGGGTTACACACGCGATTTCAAAACCTTCGTCAAAGCGGAAAACCCATTCATGCCCTTCAACCGCAATGGGGTTCTGTTTCCGCGCAAAATCAACGGCGAATACATGATCCTGAGCCGCCCCAGTGACAGCGGCCACACTCCGTTCGGCGAAATCATCCTCAGCCACTCCAAGGATCTTACCTACTGGGGAAAACATCGTCCCGTCATGAAAAATGGGGGATCAGGATGGTGGCAGGGAACCAAAATCGGTGCTGGTCCGGTCCCCATTGAAACCCGCGAGGGCTGGCTGCTTTTTTATCATGGAGTCTCCGGCACCTGCAACGGGTTCGTCTACAGCATGGGCGCAGCACTGCTCGATCTCGACGAACCCTGGAAGGTTCGCTACCGCACCCGCGACTACCTTCTCACGCCCGAGAAGGATTATGAAATCAGCGGCTTTGTCCCCAATGTGATCTTCCCCTGTGCCACTCTGCACGACGGGGCAACCGGGCGCATCGCCATCTACTACGGGGCTGCCGACACCTATACCGCCGTCGCCTTTACCCAGGTGGATGGCCTGCTCGACTATCTTAAGGCCAATTCCGAGGTCTGA
- a CDS encoding XylR family transcriptional regulator: MTISRLPRIALVFMLRLEENVAILNAISTYNRFHEKWSAFIDDQAHAQKDPDWLLSKARWDGIICRHSAPALFDACVQQRIPVVDLSDDPHRTPGVPKIRPDNAAIGHSGAEHFLERGYRHFGFCGFQNEIWAAERRIGFVEALQLAGHDCHCLENEYPKVSTPGWEEQEESEIGKWLESLPKPIAIMACNDMRALQVINACRNHGLEVPGEVAVLGANNETCRCELSLPQLSSVPLNTEYYGQKAAQMITSLIHGQPIGEKEVFVEPLDVVTRRSTDFLSIDDPHVSAALKIIRERACKGVNVDEITREIHVSRSLLERRFRKFLGRSPQAEIRNLQIQRIKELLRETDYTLAHIAELVGFEHPEYMCVVFKKSTQLTPNRYRQRVQGKSD; the protein is encoded by the coding sequence ATGACCATCAGCCGACTTCCCCGAATCGCTCTCGTCTTCATGCTGCGACTGGAAGAAAATGTCGCCATTCTCAACGCAATTTCGACCTACAATCGATTCCATGAAAAATGGAGTGCCTTCATCGACGATCAAGCCCATGCCCAAAAGGATCCCGACTGGTTACTGAGCAAAGCACGGTGGGATGGAATCATTTGCAGACACTCCGCACCAGCCCTCTTCGATGCCTGCGTTCAACAGCGCATTCCCGTGGTCGACCTCAGTGACGATCCCCACCGCACCCCCGGGGTGCCCAAGATCCGCCCGGACAACGCCGCGATCGGGCATTCTGGAGCAGAACATTTCCTCGAACGTGGATACCGGCATTTCGGGTTTTGCGGATTTCAAAACGAAATCTGGGCGGCAGAACGTCGCATCGGTTTTGTTGAAGCCCTGCAGTTGGCAGGGCATGACTGCCATTGTCTGGAGAACGAATACCCAAAAGTTTCCACCCCGGGCTGGGAAGAACAGGAGGAAAGCGAGATCGGCAAATGGCTCGAGTCCCTTCCCAAACCCATCGCAATCATGGCCTGCAATGACATGCGCGCCCTACAGGTCATCAATGCCTGTCGCAATCATGGTCTGGAGGTTCCGGGTGAGGTCGCAGTTCTCGGTGCCAACAATGAAACCTGTCGCTGCGAGTTGTCACTGCCGCAACTGTCAAGCGTCCCCCTCAATACGGAATACTACGGTCAGAAGGCCGCCCAGATGATCACCAGTCTGATTCATGGACAACCCATCGGTGAAAAAGAGGTGTTTGTCGAACCCCTTGATGTCGTCACCCGACGATCCACCGACTTTCTTTCCATTGACGACCCCCATGTCTCCGCCGCCCTCAAAATCATCCGCGAGCGCGCCTGCAAGGGAGTGAACGTGGATGAAATCACGCGGGAGATCCACGTGTCCCGCAGCCTGCTCGAACGTCGATTCCGAAAATTTCTCGGACGCTCACCCCAGGCCGAAATCCGCAATCTGCAGATCCAGCGCATCAAGGAGTTGCTTCGTGAGACCGACTACACCCTTGCCCACATCGCAGAGCTGGTCGGCTTCGAACACCCGGAATACATGTGTGTGGTTTTCAAAAAATCAACCCAGCTGACCCCCAATCGCTACCGTCAGCGCGTTCAGGGAAAATCCGATTGA
- a CDS encoding LacI family DNA-binding transcriptional regulator, giving the protein MARVTQKEIAARMGVSISLVSRVLSGTAREIGVPLDTIAEVERVAREVGYVPNRAAQALKGKSTQTVGVVVYDFKDPFFSDFVGTLQDKLHSKGYSTVLVGFSDRQIDERDLTPLRQHILDAVIILGSDFSGAVHRDIQVAPIFRIGHTVPGEDSISYCPDETGAARELADYLDSLDYRRILVLGAELPNHTIRARAMEAAFRDKGFDVRMALVKGKPFFDAGNTFAGQLCDEGSLPDIIVCTIDQIALGVMKGLLQRGIAIPDDIRVTGFDNIHFSGQFFPSLTTFSQPMDDVVDRILERIQERDFRHGVEIFQCPLLKRRSC; this is encoded by the coding sequence ATGGCACGTGTGACCCAGAAAGAAATTGCAGCCCGGATGGGAGTTTCCATCTCACTGGTATCCCGTGTACTGTCGGGAACTGCCCGTGAAATCGGGGTTCCGCTCGATACGATCGCAGAGGTTGAGCGCGTAGCCAGAGAGGTGGGCTATGTTCCGAATCGTGCCGCCCAGGCACTCAAAGGGAAATCGACCCAGACGGTGGGCGTGGTGGTTTATGACTTCAAGGACCCCTTTTTCAGTGATTTTGTCGGCACCCTACAGGACAAGCTGCACTCCAAGGGGTATTCAACGGTGCTGGTGGGATTTTCGGATCGCCAGATTGATGAGCGCGACCTCACTCCGCTGCGGCAGCACATTCTGGATGCGGTGATCATCCTTGGCAGTGATTTCAGTGGGGCAGTGCATCGGGACATCCAGGTCGCACCAATCTTTCGCATTGGGCATACGGTGCCGGGTGAAGATTCGATTTCCTACTGTCCCGATGAGACGGGAGCGGCACGGGAACTGGCTGACTATCTTGATTCGCTCGATTACCGGCGCATTCTGGTGCTCGGTGCGGAACTTCCCAATCACACGATTCGCGCACGCGCGATGGAAGCTGCCTTTCGGGACAAGGGTTTTGATGTTCGCATGGCGCTTGTGAAAGGGAAGCCATTTTTTGATGCGGGCAATACCTTCGCGGGGCAGCTCTGCGATGAGGGATCCCTGCCCGATATCATCGTGTGTACGATTGACCAGATAGCGCTTGGAGTGATGAAAGGACTGTTGCAGCGGGGCATTGCGATCCCGGATGACATTCGGGTGACGGGCTTTGACAACATTCATTTCAGCGGGCAGTTTTTCCCGTCGCTGACGACTTTTTCCCAACCCATGGACGACGTGGTGGACCGCATCCTGGAACGCATCCAGGAGCGGGATTTCCGGCATGGGGTTGAAATTTTTCAATGCCCGCTGCTCAAGCGCCGTTCCTGCTGA